The Metabacillus sediminilitoris genome window below encodes:
- a CDS encoding putative holin-like toxin: MKGGGAYDDILQTLMLMIAFASLVLSIISFKDKK, encoded by the coding sequence ATGAAAGGGGGTGGTGCTTATGATGACATATTACAAACGTTAATGCTTATGATAGCATTTGCAAGTTTGGTGTTGTCAATCATATCTTTTAAAGACAAAAAATAA
- a CDS encoding aminotransferase-like domain-containing protein: MPINSFENYPMSWKPSIDKTKKPIYQAIAGQLEQDILNGVLLPGTKLPPQRELADYLDLNLSTISKAFKVCELKGLLSASVGSGTFVSYDALSNAYLLEDTKPKQLIEMGATLPDNASYEPLLLQLKSMLQETDYERWFGYGRAGESLWQKDAAIKLIRRGGFETTVDHILFANGGQNAIAATLASLCKPGDRIGADHHTYPGLKTVAAMLSVQIVPIKSENNEMSPTAFEYACKNDNIKGIYLIPDYHNPTASCMSVENRKTIAEIAKKYNQFIIEDATYHLLGEKPLPAVASFAPEQVIYIASLSKSIAPGLRLAYAAVPSRFKEPISKALYNLNISVSPLLAELAARTIVSNQFEIIIDVHREQTIRRNQVVNRHLADYTCLGADSGIFRWLLLPGKITGAEFERLAAQHGVQVYAAERFVVGNSCPERAVRVSVCAPETLEELEQGLMILKRLLNDLT, from the coding sequence ATGCCGATTAATTCTTTTGAAAACTATCCGATGAGCTGGAAACCATCGATTGATAAAACGAAAAAGCCAATTTATCAAGCAATCGCAGGGCAATTGGAACAGGATATTTTAAACGGAGTTTTATTACCGGGAACAAAACTTCCCCCACAGCGAGAACTTGCAGATTATTTAGATTTAAATCTAAGTACCATTTCAAAAGCGTTTAAAGTGTGTGAGTTAAAGGGATTATTAAGTGCATCGGTTGGAAGTGGGACATTTGTATCGTATGATGCGTTATCGAATGCATATTTACTTGAAGATACAAAGCCGAAGCAATTAATTGAAATGGGAGCAACACTTCCAGATAATGCTTCTTACGAGCCACTGCTACTACAGCTAAAAAGTATGCTGCAAGAGACAGATTATGAAAGATGGTTTGGTTATGGTCGTGCAGGCGAAAGCCTTTGGCAAAAGGATGCGGCTATAAAGCTAATCCGAAGAGGTGGATTTGAGACAACAGTTGATCACATTTTATTTGCTAATGGGGGTCAAAATGCGATTGCTGCTACACTGGCAAGTCTTTGTAAGCCTGGTGATCGCATTGGTGCTGACCATCATACGTACCCTGGCTTAAAAACTGTTGCAGCGATGCTTAGTGTGCAAATAGTACCGATAAAATCAGAGAACAATGAAATGAGTCCAACTGCCTTTGAATATGCGTGTAAAAATGACAATATTAAAGGCATTTATTTGATCCCAGATTACCATAATCCAACAGCTTCTTGTATGTCTGTCGAGAATCGAAAAACGATTGCAGAAATTGCCAAAAAGTATAATCAGTTCATTATTGAAGATGCGACATATCATCTCCTGGGCGAAAAACCACTTCCAGCAGTCGCATCATTTGCACCAGAACAGGTTATCTATATTGCGAGTTTATCGAAATCAATAGCACCGGGGTTACGACTAGCTTATGCAGCAGTTCCGAGTCGATTCAAGGAGCCAATTTCAAAGGCACTTTATAATCTAAATATATCCGTTTCCCCATTATTAGCAGAACTGGCGGCACGTACGATTGTATCGAATCAATTTGAAATCATCATTGATGTTCATCGGGAGCAAACCATTCGTAGAAACCAAGTCGTAAATCGACATTTGGCAGATTATACCTGTTTAGGTGCTGATTCAGGTATCTTTCGCTGGTTACTATTACCAGGCAAAATCACAGGTGCTGAATTTGAAAGATTAGCTGCACAACATGGGGTACAAGTGTATGCGGCGGAACGTTTTGTCGTTGGAAATAGTTGTCCAGAGCGTGCTGTAAGGGTTTCAGTCTGTGCACCAGAAACGCTTGAAGAGCTTGAGCAAGGATTGATGATCCTTAAACGTTTACTAAACGATCTTACCTAA
- a CDS encoding MalY/PatB family protein — protein sequence MYNFDEMIDRSNTNAMSTDGFRDYIFGTNDSITFPYKDEEFIRMWVADMDFATPQVIIDAIKERLDKKIFGYTRIFSDSYYHAFVNWCMKRYGWSFDRNHLVMSNGIIPALYELVDYICKPDEKVIFLTPSYAYFKYAADFHGRESVCTDLINDNGHYRIDFDDFERKAADEKTTLLILCNPHNPTGRVWTEEELRRLGDICIKNDLWMISDEIHCDLLRVGKKHIPLAKVFPKYDKLITCMAPSKTFNTAGLMLSNIIIPNNKLREIWLSRHYNFDNPLSVAGAQAAYEKGEPWLEELRVYLDDNFIFTRDYLAENLPNVVFEISEATYLAWINVRAYFNEVENLPLFFAHKAGVLLEGGDMFVQNSDSYIRLNLACPKSVLAEGLKRICDAINTKQETAELETHQATEISG from the coding sequence ATGTATAATTTTGACGAAATGATTGACAGAAGTAATACAAATGCAATGAGTACAGATGGTTTCCGTGACTATATATTCGGGACCAATGATTCGATTACGTTTCCTTACAAAGATGAGGAGTTTATCAGAATGTGGGTTGCAGATATGGATTTTGCAACACCGCAGGTCATTATCGATGCCATCAAAGAACGTTTGGATAAAAAAATCTTTGGTTATACCCGTATATTCTCTGATTCTTATTATCATGCTTTTGTGAATTGGTGTATGAAAAGATATGGATGGAGTTTTGATAGAAACCACCTAGTCATGTCTAATGGAATTATTCCTGCTTTATATGAACTGGTTGATTATATCTGCAAGCCAGATGAAAAGGTCATCTTTTTAACTCCATCTTATGCATATTTTAAATATGCAGCAGATTTTCATGGTCGTGAGAGTGTATGCACAGACCTTATAAATGACAATGGTCACTATCGCATTGACTTTGATGATTTTGAACGGAAAGCAGCTGATGAAAAAACAACTCTCTTAATTTTATGTAATCCACATAATCCTACAGGTCGGGTTTGGACGGAAGAGGAGCTTAGAAGATTGGGAGATATATGTATCAAAAACGATTTGTGGATGATCTCAGACGAGATTCATTGTGATCTTCTGAGAGTGGGTAAAAAACATATTCCGTTAGCTAAAGTGTTTCCTAAGTATGACAAATTAATTACCTGTATGGCACCGAGTAAGACTTTTAACACAGCGGGACTGATGCTTTCAAATATTATTATTCCGAATAATAAATTACGAGAAATTTGGCTTTCAAGACATTACAATTTTGATAACCCTTTAAGTGTTGCCGGTGCCCAAGCCGCTTATGAGAAGGGAGAACCTTGGTTAGAAGAACTTAGGGTTTATCTGGATGACAATTTTATTTTTACTAGAGATTATCTGGCAGAGAATTTGCCAAATGTCGTTTTTGAAATTTCGGAAGCAACGTACCTTGCGTGGATAAATGTAAGGGCTTACTTCAATGAGGTTGAAAACCTTCCCTTGTTTTTTGCCCATAAGGCAGGAGTTCTACTAGAGGGGGGGGATATGTTTGTACAGAATTCAGACTCCTACATTAGGTTAAATCTTGCCTGCCCGAAATCTGTATTGGCTGAAGGCCTTAAAAGAATCTGTGATGCAATCAATACAAAGCAAGAAACTGCAGAATTGGAAACTCACCAAGCAACTGAAATATCAGGATAA
- a CDS encoding RidA family protein: protein MMKIIETKHAPGAIGPYSQGFIVNGFVYTSGQIPVNPKDGMVGNTIKDQAEQSCRNVGAILEEAGSGFEYVFKTTCFLADMADFAAFNEVYSNYFVSKPARSCVAVKELPKGVHCEIEAIAVMP from the coding sequence ATGATGAAAATAATAGAAACTAAACATGCACCAGGAGCAATTGGACCATATTCACAGGGATTTATAGTAAATGGATTCGTATATACGTCAGGACAAATTCCAGTAAATCCAAAAGACGGAATGGTAGGGAATACCATTAAAGACCAGGCGGAACAGAGTTGCCGCAATGTGGGAGCGATTCTTGAAGAAGCAGGAAGTGGATTTGAGTATGTATTTAAGACTACATGTTTCTTAGCAGATATGGCGGATTTTGCGGCCTTTAATGAGGTATATTCAAACTATTTTGTATCAAAACCAGCTAGAAGCTGTGTAGCGGTTAAAGAGCTTCCAAAAGGTGTTCATTGTGAGATAGAAGCTATTGCTGTAATGCCATGA
- a CDS encoding amino acid permease: MSKKIHVQPYEKEELKRGLSSRHIQMIAIGGSIGTGLFYGSSWAISRGGPAILLTYLLVGIAIYFIMRALGEMAVEEPVSGSYISYSNRYIHRFVGFLTGWNAFIFLIATSAAELNALGRYVQFWFPDIPIWVSSLAVVLILFTINMIGVSIYGEAEYWFSLVKVIAIVLMIIFGVLMIFFGVGNGGNPVGLGNLVNHGGFFSTGMSGFILSIVMVAFAFGGVENLGLAAGEAKDVKTTIPKAVNSVFWRIFIFYVGAIFILVTIYPWNTIGSSGSPFVEIFSKMNIPAAASIMNFVVITAVLSAVNSSIFTNTRSFYSLSLAKNAPGFLSKVNSKNIPSAAVILVFAAMLVGVIMNYLIPESVFSLFASVTVFGLISAWSAILISHLKFRKIKMKNNEVDKLTYKMPFYPYSNYFGLFFMAVIIVCMGILPEMRMSLVVSAVWVAIVFAAYKFYTKKEPAKDLAKDSLNEEDFGA, encoded by the coding sequence ATGAGTAAAAAAATACACGTACAGCCCTACGAGAAAGAAGAGTTGAAGAGAGGTCTGTCAAGTCGTCATATCCAGATGATAGCTATAGGGGGCTCAATTGGAACTGGTCTCTTCTACGGTTCTTCCTGGGCCATTAGCAGAGGGGGACCTGCCATTCTGCTGACATATTTACTCGTTGGGATTGCCATTTACTTCATCATGAGAGCTTTAGGCGAAATGGCTGTGGAAGAACCGGTATCTGGTTCATATATTTCCTATTCGAATCGTTATATTCATCGCTTTGTTGGGTTTCTAACAGGTTGGAACGCTTTTATCTTTTTAATAGCAACAAGTGCAGCAGAACTTAACGCACTTGGGAGATATGTACAGTTTTGGTTTCCTGATATACCAATTTGGGTTAGCTCTTTAGCAGTGGTATTGATTTTGTTCACAATTAATATGATTGGTGTATCGATTTATGGAGAGGCAGAATACTGGTTTTCCTTGGTTAAGGTTATAGCGATTGTCCTTATGATAATATTTGGAGTTTTAATGATATTTTTCGGAGTTGGAAATGGTGGTAATCCGGTTGGGTTAGGAAATCTCGTAAACCATGGAGGCTTTTTCTCAACGGGAATGAGCGGATTTATTTTATCGATTGTAATGGTGGCTTTTGCATTTGGCGGAGTTGAAAACCTCGGACTTGCAGCAGGAGAAGCAAAAGATGTAAAGACTACAATTCCTAAGGCTGTTAATTCTGTGTTCTGGAGAATTTTTATTTTCTATGTTGGGGCTATCTTTATTTTGGTAACAATCTATCCTTGGAATACTATCGGTTCGTCTGGAAGCCCATTCGTTGAAATATTTAGTAAAATGAATATTCCAGCTGCCGCTTCAATTATGAATTTTGTCGTTATTACGGCAGTATTATCTGCAGTAAACTCTAGTATTTTTACCAATACCCGTTCTTTCTACAGCTTGTCTTTGGCAAAGAATGCTCCCGGCTTCCTTAGCAAGGTTAACAGTAAAAATATACCATCTGCAGCAGTCATACTCGTTTTTGCAGCAATGCTTGTTGGTGTTATTATGAATTACTTAATTCCCGAGTCAGTTTTTTCATTGTTTGCTTCCGTTACTGTTTTTGGTCTAATTTCTGCCTGGTCTGCGATTCTAATAAGTCATTTAAAATTCAGGAAGATTAAAATGAAAAATAATGAAGTTGACAAACTTACTTACAAAATGCCTTTCTATCCGTACAGCAATTATTTCGGCCTGTTCTTTATGGCTGTGATAATAGTATGTATGGGTATCCTGCCGGAAATGAGAATGTCCTTAGTAGTATCAGCAGTATGGGTTGCAATCGTTTTTGCAGCGTATAAGTTCTATACAAAAAAGGAACCAGCAAAGGATCTAGCAAAAGATTCATTAAATGAAGAAGATTTTGGCGCATAA
- a CDS encoding MFS transporter gives MVLQDSVKKSDDQSAWLQVYIRSSEKQKQLYKRTLMVVVISQIFGGAGLAAGITVGALLAQDMLGTDSVTGLPTALFTLGSAGAALLVGRLSQRFGRRSGLAAGFLAGGIGAIGVVISALLNSILLLFISLLIYGAGSATNLQARYAGTDLANRAQRAKAVSMAMVSTTFGAVAGPNLVDVMGEFAISIGIPSLAGPFILAATAYILAGLVLLIFLRPDPFIVAKAISDDQRKNSLLEEKSAMLSINRRGIFAGAAVMVLTQFVMTAIMTMTPIHMGHHGHGLNEVGLVIGFHVGAMFLPSLVTGFLVDKIGRTAMAIASAVTLLATGILGAMGPADSMEVLITALVLLGLGWNFGLISGTAIIVDATSPSTRAKTQGSVDVWIALSGALGGGLSGMVVAHSSYAALSIAGAVLSLLLIPIIIFATRKESKVEKINVTENSKHS, from the coding sequence ATTGTGTTACAAGATAGCGTAAAAAAGTCAGACGATCAATCAGCTTGGTTACAAGTCTACATTCGTTCTTCAGAAAAACAAAAACAACTATATAAGAGAACATTAATGGTTGTTGTTATATCCCAAATTTTTGGAGGAGCAGGACTTGCAGCAGGAATAACAGTGGGAGCACTTCTAGCCCAAGACATGTTAGGTACAGATAGTGTAACGGGACTTCCTACGGCATTATTTACTTTAGGGTCAGCAGGGGCCGCACTGCTTGTGGGACGACTTTCTCAAAGATTTGGACGTCGTTCTGGACTTGCGGCAGGATTTTTGGCTGGCGGTATCGGTGCCATTGGAGTAGTCATTTCAGCATTATTAAATAGCATTTTACTTTTATTTATTTCACTACTTATCTATGGAGCTGGATCTGCAACGAACTTACAAGCACGTTACGCAGGAACTGACTTGGCAAACCGGGCACAAAGAGCAAAGGCTGTTAGTATGGCCATGGTTTCCACCACATTCGGTGCTGTTGCAGGACCAAACCTGGTGGATGTAATGGGTGAGTTTGCGATATCCATCGGAATTCCTTCTTTAGCTGGTCCATTTATATTAGCTGCCACAGCTTATATACTTGCTGGTTTGGTTCTCTTAATTTTTCTTCGTCCTGATCCCTTTATTGTTGCAAAAGCAATATCAGATGATCAAAGAAAAAACAGTCTTTTAGAGGAAAAATCTGCTATGTTGTCGATAAACAGGAGAGGCATTTTTGCAGGAGCTGCCGTAATGGTTCTAACTCAATTTGTGATGACGGCAATTATGACAATGACCCCCATACATATGGGACACCATGGCCATGGTTTGAATGAAGTAGGTCTTGTCATTGGATTTCACGTAGGTGCTATGTTTTTACCTTCGTTAGTAACTGGTTTTCTTGTTGATAAAATTGGTCGTACTGCTATGGCCATTGCTTCTGCCGTTACGCTGCTTGCTACTGGCATTCTAGGTGCTATGGGTCCTGCTGATTCAATGGAAGTACTCATTACAGCACTTGTTTTACTTGGACTTGGCTGGAATTTTGGGTTAATTAGCGGCACAGCAATCATTGTAGATGCTACTTCACCATCTACTCGGGCTAAGACGCAGGGTTCTGTAGATGTTTGGATTGCTTTGTCAGGAGCATTAGGAGGAGGATTATCAGGAATGGTTGTAGCACATTCTAGTTATGCTGCTCTTTCCATTGCTGGTGCTGTGCTTTCATTACTGCTTATTCCAATTATCATTTTTGCGACTAGAAAAGAGAGTAAAGTCGAAAAAATAAATGTAACTGAAAATTCAAAACATTCTTAG
- a CDS encoding aminotransferase-like domain-containing protein, with product MENKFAERARLIKSSETREILKVTERPEIISFAGGLPAPELFPVEALKDVCNAVLSEEGAASLQYSTTEGYIPLREAICQRMKGIGINSTIENVLITSGSQQAIDLTGRLFINEGDTIICESPTYLSAIHAFKSYNAKFVEVAMDDDGMVMEELEKKLQEHPDTKFIYTIPDFQNPTGRTLKLERRIRMIELANQYDVLIVEDNPYGAVRFAGEELPPVKHFDTESRVIYISTFSKIFTPGLRLGWICADESFIDKYVAFMQTADLHTVSFAQRMTAKYMELYDIEEHITKIKAVYKERCTAMLSCIEEFFPKNLSYSKPEGGLFIWVELPEGVDSTHIFIECLKNNVACVPGVPFFPNRTQKNTLRLNYSNMSKEKIIEGMKRMGEVLHRELEKETALL from the coding sequence TTGGAAAATAAGTTTGCTGAGAGAGCTCGTTTAATAAAATCTTCTGAGACAAGAGAAATACTAAAAGTAACAGAAAGACCAGAAATCATCTCTTTTGCAGGAGGACTGCCAGCTCCAGAGTTGTTTCCTGTAGAAGCTCTTAAGGATGTATGCAATGCTGTTTTGAGTGAAGAAGGTGCGGCTTCTCTACAATATAGTACGACAGAAGGATATATTCCTTTAAGAGAAGCTATTTGTCAAAGGATGAAAGGGATTGGAATCAACTCTACTATTGAAAATGTTCTTATTACATCAGGATCCCAGCAAGCAATCGACCTTACAGGAAGATTATTTATCAATGAAGGAGATACGATTATTTGTGAAAGCCCAACCTATCTTTCAGCAATTCATGCATTCAAGTCATATAATGCCAAATTTGTTGAAGTAGCTATGGATGATGATGGAATGGTTATGGAAGAGCTAGAGAAAAAGCTGCAAGAGCATCCTGACACAAAATTTATCTATACGATTCCAGATTTCCAAAACCCTACAGGTCGCACATTAAAACTCGAAAGGCGAATTAGAATGATTGAGCTTGCTAATCAATATGATGTGCTGATTGTAGAGGATAACCCCTATGGAGCTGTAAGATTTGCCGGGGAGGAACTCCCCCCTGTGAAACATTTTGACACAGAGAGCAGAGTCATTTATATAAGCACTTTCTCTAAGATTTTTACTCCCGGTCTTCGACTTGGATGGATTTGTGCAGACGAATCTTTCATTGATAAGTACGTTGCTTTTATGCAAACAGCTGACTTACATACTGTCAGCTTTGCTCAAAGAATGACAGCAAAGTATATGGAACTTTACGATATCGAAGAGCACATTACTAAAATCAAAGCAGTTTATAAAGAAAGATGCACAGCTATGTTATCTTGTATTGAAGAATTTTTTCCAAAGAATTTGTCTTACAGTAAGCCAGAAGGTGGATTATTTATTTGGGTTGAGCTCCCTGAGGGCGTTGATTCAACACATATATTTATAGAGTGCTTGAAAAACAATGTTGCTTGTGTTCCTGGTGTACCATTTTTTCCAAATCGTACACAAAAAAATACATTACGTTTAAATTACTCAAATATGTCTAAAGAGAAAATCATTGAAGGTATGAAGCGTATGGGAGAAGTATTACATCGTGAATTAGAAAAAGAAACAGCGCTTTTATGA
- a CDS encoding DUF3289 family protein, whose amino-acid sequence MENKVKSMLSCLLIFAMIFGGSGQAVVAKGNNHDNQGKHKNSSEQNVKQWLSEYEFYEDTRIAKIYDEIAIKELKRFATVIKETNAKFDSKLIAEIDETRDFKQKDMNGLDVLQQLINEYEQAVQEEYIQEVVLKSDRLLNIKHRLTICLWGYVKENDFNAPTEVLLADILFNFYLSDKIVNKNAIGILKDISDQADHKGNKLKAHLNNAVKMSEKGNEFLEKDLAIPASKSYQNAYKQVLFGLEKAGYLFNTEFFESTSDTDGDTITDGIEFLEGMNPFKKDTDGDGLQDNIEYEVKSFISPTKYDSDRNGISDADEDIDEDGLSNKDEQAYQTNLIKEDSDQDGLTDGFEVHQFDSLPNKYDTDNDELSDGDEYALKTNPNAADSNNDEIEDSQELYKQSISKSLIQPDKSEIKSVEVGFSAKDNINKTTRISSTNNVNIKTTNLHGIIGSPVSINTQSEFEKASIKFTYDEAKLGDTLEDDLAIVWYNEDEEMFESLNAVLDTSKNTISVETTHFGEYLVVDKTKWLELWSREIDYSRTDGVNEQNIATRTGGENDQAASSDKLNDIVSSDDSGDGGIDTKDSDGDGLYDSYEVEGMKTPYGIIYSDPNKKDSDGDGLTDGQEMGPFKTFTIEIFGITIHYEGFFPTSFPDQKDSDGDGIFDNEDSRPLYSDLSNLIIHQSDRPEGYDENGNVANDMKTNDYTGDEITDISWMFNFQLLESYFPGILFDEFETMSTSIFSTGDMEDVVLDMIDHFEDGTATEYSNQTLTKKASEHETTKDYVEFVKNALVDELKKNGGNLAALQFDKSTKETNEFYNFIQRNASYPTFSTWSDRIGGLTITVNDTWGNTVSVKDFSVENNHFKGVMHVRLYDHFGLDQPDVEKVYVNLAGFRSWFVLQHYDEYNGEYKPFVTVMEMDIPFEGELSD is encoded by the coding sequence ATGGAAAATAAAGTAAAAAGTATGTTGAGTTGTTTATTGATCTTTGCAATGATTTTCGGCGGATCTGGGCAAGCGGTAGTTGCCAAGGGCAATAACCATGATAATCAAGGAAAACATAAGAATTCTAGTGAGCAAAATGTAAAACAGTGGTTAAGTGAATATGAATTCTATGAGGACACCAGAATTGCAAAAATCTATGATGAGATTGCAATAAAAGAATTAAAGCGTTTCGCGACAGTCATAAAAGAAACTAATGCTAAGTTTGATTCTAAACTGATAGCGGAAATTGATGAAACCAGAGACTTTAAACAAAAAGATATGAATGGACTTGATGTACTTCAACAATTGATTAACGAATATGAACAAGCTGTTCAAGAGGAGTACATACAAGAGGTGGTTCTTAAAAGTGATCGGCTCTTGAACATCAAACATAGGTTAACCATATGTCTATGGGGGTATGTAAAAGAAAACGATTTTAATGCACCAACTGAAGTATTACTTGCAGATATACTCTTTAATTTTTATTTATCGGATAAAATTGTCAATAAAAATGCTATCGGCATCTTAAAGGATATCTCCGATCAAGCAGATCACAAAGGAAATAAACTAAAAGCTCATTTGAATAATGCTGTGAAAATGTCTGAAAAAGGTAATGAGTTTCTAGAAAAAGATCTAGCTATCCCTGCATCAAAATCCTATCAAAATGCATATAAACAAGTGTTATTCGGACTTGAAAAAGCAGGCTATTTATTTAACACGGAATTCTTTGAATCTACCTCTGACACGGATGGTGACACGATAACAGATGGAATAGAATTCCTAGAGGGAATGAATCCATTTAAAAAGGATACAGATGGTGATGGATTGCAGGACAATATTGAATATGAGGTTAAATCATTTATTTCCCCGACAAAATATGATTCAGATCGTAATGGTATAAGTGATGCAGATGAAGATATCGATGAAGACGGCCTGAGTAATAAAGACGAGCAAGCTTATCAAACAAATTTGATTAAGGAAGATTCAGACCAAGATGGTTTAACTGACGGATTTGAAGTACATCAGTTCGATTCATTACCTAATAAGTATGATACAGATAACGATGAGTTAAGTGATGGAGATGAATATGCTTTAAAGACAAATCCGAATGCTGCAGACAGCAACAATGACGAAATTGAGGATTCACAAGAACTCTATAAACAATCGATTAGTAAATCATTGATTCAGCCTGATAAATCAGAAATTAAAAGCGTAGAAGTTGGGTTTAGTGCAAAGGATAATATTAATAAAACGACTAGAATTAGCAGCACAAACAACGTAAATATTAAAACAACTAATTTACACGGTATTATTGGTTCTCCTGTAAGCATCAATACGCAATCAGAATTTGAGAAAGCAAGCATTAAGTTTACTTATGATGAAGCGAAGCTAGGAGACACGTTGGAAGATGATCTAGCCATCGTTTGGTACAATGAAGACGAGGAAATGTTTGAAAGCCTTAACGCTGTGTTAGATACAAGTAAAAATACAATAAGTGTGGAAACTACTCACTTTGGTGAATATCTGGTTGTTGATAAGACAAAATGGTTGGAGCTTTGGAGTAGGGAAATAGACTACTCAAGGACGGATGGTGTAAATGAACAAAATATTGCAACGAGAACAGGTGGAGAGAACGATCAAGCTGCAAGCAGCGATAAGTTGAATGACATTGTCTCTAGCGATGATTCAGGTGATGGAGGGATAGATACAAAAGATTCAGATGGGGATGGCTTATACGACAGCTATGAAGTTGAAGGAATGAAAACACCATACGGTATAATTTACTCAGATCCTAACAAGAAAGATAGTGATGGAGATGGATTAACCGATGGGCAAGAAATGGGTCCATTCAAAACATTCACGATAGAAATTTTTGGAATTACTATTCATTATGAAGGTTTCTTTCCAACTAGTTTTCCTGACCAAAAAGATAGTGATGGAGATGGAATTTTTGATAATGAGGATTCGAGACCGTTGTACTCTGATTTATCCAATTTAATAATTCATCAATCAGATAGACCAGAAGGCTATGATGAAAATGGAAATGTAGCGAATGATATGAAAACAAATGATTATACTGGAGATGAAATAACTGACATTAGCTGGATGTTCAATTTCCAATTACTTGAATCTTATTTCCCAGGTATTCTCTTTGATGAGTTCGAGACAATGTCAACAAGCATATTTTCTACGGGAGATATGGAAGATGTTGTTTTAGATATGATTGATCATTTTGAGGATGGAACTGCTACAGAGTATAGCAATCAGACTTTAACTAAAAAAGCGAGTGAGCATGAGACAACAAAAGACTATGTTGAATTTGTCAAAAATGCCTTAGTTGATGAGCTAAAGAAAAATGGAGGTAATTTGGCAGCACTTCAGTTTGATAAAAGTACAAAGGAAACTAATGAATTTTATAATTTTATACAGAGAAATGCTAGTTACCCGACGTTTAGCACTTGGAGTGATAGAATAGGAGGACTTACAATTACAGTAAATGATACTTGGGGGAATACAGTATCCGTAAAAGATTTTTCAGTAGAGAACAATCACTTTAAAGGTGTCATGCATGTTCGTTTATATGATCATTTTGGGTTAGATCAGCCAGATGTTGAGAAGGTGTATGTCAACTTAGCAGGATTCCGTTCCTGGTTTGTCTTACAGCATTATGATGAATATAATGGGGAATATAAGCCCTTTGTTACTGTAATGGAAATGGATATACCATTCGAGGGGGAATTGAGTGATTAA
- a CDS encoding helix-turn-helix domain-containing protein, with protein MTKYSEQFKLMLVKEYLEGKLGYDLLAKKHNIKSSSPIKRWVKVYEKFGIDGLMRKKYKETYPVQFKLDVLSFMNSTGSSETETALQFGLTNPPIIASWKKAFLEGGTEALDRAKGRPPMSDKSKNQKSKIPAEEKEMTYEQKLEKENELLRLEVEYLKKLQAFQMDPESYLEKHKQRYHSNSKKNSD; from the coding sequence ATGACTAAATATAGTGAGCAATTTAAGTTAATGCTCGTAAAAGAGTATCTAGAAGGGAAATTAGGATATGACCTTTTGGCAAAGAAACATAATATAAAAAGCAGTTCTCCAATTAAGCGGTGGGTAAAAGTATACGAGAAATTTGGGATAGATGGGTTGATGAGGAAGAAGTATAAGGAAACATATCCTGTTCAATTCAAGCTGGATGTATTAAGCTTTATGAATAGTACAGGTTCTTCAGAGACGGAAACTGCCCTTCAATTTGGGTTAACAAATCCTCCAATAATAGCTTCATGGAAGAAAGCTTTTTTGGAAGGTGGCACTGAAGCCCTGGATAGAGCGAAAGGGAGACCGCCCATGTCTGATAAATCCAAGAACCAAAAAAGTAAAATTCCTGCAGAAGAAAAAGAAATGACGTACGAACAAAAATTGGAGAAAGAAAATGAACTTCTTCGCTTAGAGGTAGAATACTTAAAAAAGTTACAAGCTTTTCAGATGGATCCGGAAAGCTATCTAGAAAAGCACAAGCAGCGTTATCATTCGAACTCAAAGAAAAATTCCGATTAA